From one Luteolibacter sp. SL250 genomic stretch:
- the gmk gene encoding guanylate kinase — MSLRTGILLVVSGPSGSGKTTLCKRLSHSGEARHSISCTTRAPRPGEIHGEHYHFVTLEEFEEKLAAGEFLEHALVHGNRYGTLRSEVLGYLEAGADVVMDIDVQGAAQVRASDDVAIQRALVDLFVMPESENELRSRLVGRGTDSEEVIALRMENALGEISHWPQYTYRLLSRTPEEDYTRFLSLLVAERLRISRTLVG; from the coding sequence ATGTCCCTCCGCACAGGCATCCTCCTCGTCGTTTCCGGTCCGTCCGGATCCGGGAAAACCACCCTCTGCAAACGCCTCTCCCACTCCGGGGAGGCGCGGCATTCCATTTCCTGCACCACCCGCGCGCCGCGGCCGGGGGAGATCCACGGGGAGCACTACCACTTCGTCACCCTGGAGGAATTCGAGGAAAAGCTGGCCGCCGGGGAGTTCCTGGAACACGCCCTGGTCCACGGCAACCGCTACGGCACCCTGCGGTCGGAGGTGCTGGGTTATCTGGAAGCTGGGGCGGATGTCGTCATGGACATCGACGTCCAGGGAGCGGCCCAGGTCCGCGCGTCCGATGATGTGGCCATCCAGCGAGCGCTGGTGGACCTCTTTGTCATGCCGGAAAGCGAGAACGAGCTGCGCTCCCGTCTGGTAGGGCGGGGGACGGACAGTGAGGAAGTCATCGCCCTGCGGATGGAAAATGCGCTCGGTGAGATTTCCCACTGGCCGCAATACACCTACCGCCTGTTGTCACGCACGCCGGAGGAGGACTACACCCGCTTCCTGTCCCTGCTGGTCGCGGAGCGCCTGCGTATTTCGAGGACTCTTGTGGGGTAG
- a CDS encoding HAMP domain-containing sensor histidine kinase, with translation MKVPPSLSSPGAILWLTGLLAALVLAGGVLLARSTERVASPPPGNRVDATFHAAISRITEMQKLWHDALAEESMELLDTRTHGDTSWESSTAGVTRVVILGERLNPVLLGPRGLHPILEKDRKSAAKDAKNAPAQPEPWIIDIRQLLGIGFREIPGRPPLHIRGSERKVVAMVLDPDAAAAVVMKDLADNPELSFATEPGRFQWRAYATTRPQETESVRPDEILRHVSRFGNFELRRWFPTRSIVHYHVPTVAGASAVAVLLVVTGMLAASGQRRALRVAEERVSFVNRVSHELRSPLTNLLLNTDLAIDELPPSGEKVGRRLSLIREETGRLSRIVDNVLAFARQERGASSAEAAPCRPAELVESIRRSFTPLLERKDIRCIWHVDLPGPHPVDGDAFSQILSNLLSNVEKYAGPGATCHITGEAAGGTLTLTVADDGPGVPAVAREKIFRPFGRAREGTREGVSGTGLGLSISRDLAARMGGTLELLPSVKGAVFRLVIPTTGKETGAC, from the coding sequence ATGAAAGTCCCGCCCTCCCTCTCCTCGCCGGGTGCCATCCTCTGGCTCACGGGGCTGCTGGCCGCGCTGGTGTTGGCGGGCGGCGTGTTGCTCGCGCGCAGTACGGAGCGCGTCGCCTCTCCTCCGCCGGGGAACCGGGTGGACGCCACTTTCCACGCCGCCATCTCCCGCATCACGGAGATGCAGAAGCTCTGGCACGACGCGCTGGCGGAGGAGTCGATGGAGCTGCTGGACACCCGCACCCACGGGGACACTTCATGGGAATCCTCCACCGCCGGGGTCACCCGCGTCGTCATCCTGGGGGAACGTCTGAACCCCGTCCTGTTGGGGCCGCGCGGCCTCCATCCCATCCTGGAAAAGGACCGCAAGTCCGCCGCGAAGGATGCGAAGAACGCCCCCGCGCAGCCGGAACCGTGGATCATCGACATCCGCCAGCTCCTGGGCATCGGCTTCAGGGAGATCCCCGGCAGGCCGCCGCTCCACATCCGCGGCAGCGAACGCAAGGTCGTGGCCATGGTGCTGGACCCGGATGCCGCCGCCGCCGTGGTCATGAAGGATCTGGCGGACAACCCGGAGCTTTCCTTCGCCACGGAGCCGGGCCGGTTCCAGTGGCGCGCCTACGCCACCACGCGCCCACAGGAGACGGAGTCCGTGCGCCCGGATGAGATCCTGCGCCATGTCTCCCGCTTCGGCAACTTCGAGCTGCGGCGGTGGTTTCCTACCAGATCCATCGTACATTACCACGTCCCCACCGTCGCGGGTGCCTCCGCCGTGGCGGTGCTGCTGGTGGTCACCGGCATGCTCGCCGCGTCCGGCCAGCGCCGCGCCCTGCGGGTGGCGGAGGAGCGTGTCAGCTTCGTCAACCGCGTCTCCCATGAACTGCGCTCCCCGCTGACCAACCTCCTGCTCAACACGGACCTCGCCATCGACGAGCTGCCGCCATCCGGTGAAAAGGTCGGCCGCCGCCTGTCCCTCATCCGTGAGGAGACGGGCCGCCTTTCCCGCATCGTGGACAACGTGCTGGCTTTTGCCCGCCAGGAGCGCGGCGCATCCTCTGCGGAGGCCGCCCCGTGCCGCCCTGCGGAGCTGGTGGAAAGCATCCGCCGCAGCTTCACCCCGCTGCTGGAGCGCAAGGACATCCGCTGCATCTGGCACGTGGACCTGCCCGGCCCTCACCCCGTTGATGGCGACGCGTTTTCCCAGATCCTCTCCAACCTCCTTTCCAACGTGGAGAAATACGCCGGTCCCGGGGCCACCTGCCACATCACCGGGGAGGCGGCGGGCGGCACCCTCACCCTCACCGTGGCGGATGACGGACCGGGTGTGCCCGCTGTAGCGCGGGAAAAGATCTTCCGCCCCTTCGGGCGTGCACGGGAAGGCACCCGTGAAGGCGTCAGCGGCACCGGCCTGGGCCTGTCCATCAGCCGGGACCTCGCCGCCCGCATGGGCGGCACCCTGGAGCTGCTGCCCTCCGTGAAGGGAGCCGTTTTCCGTCTCGTCATCCCCACCACTGGAAAGGAGACTGGCGCATGCTGA
- a CDS encoding response regulator transcription factor, whose amino-acid sequence MLILVAEDDEVTREAIRDLLTAEGHQVLEAADGTAAIDAWRNGRPELVLLDIMMPGASGYDVCRTIRREDSGVPLAFLSAKSEEVDIVLGLELGADDFIRKPFGKHELLARVRALVRRKEPATSAQESFPIGPWRILPRHQKAERDGHPCVDLTAREVSILHLFSSHPGQVITRDELLNRCWGMEYFPESRTLDQHILNLRKKLEEDPSEPRWIATVRGTGYRYPG is encoded by the coding sequence ATGCTGATCCTGGTGGCGGAGGACGATGAAGTGACGCGGGAGGCCATCCGCGACCTCCTCACGGCGGAGGGCCACCAGGTGCTGGAGGCCGCGGACGGCACCGCCGCCATCGACGCATGGCGCAACGGCAGGCCGGAGCTGGTCCTGCTGGACATCATGATGCCCGGTGCCAGCGGCTACGATGTCTGTCGTACCATCCGCCGGGAGGACTCCGGCGTGCCGCTCGCCTTTCTTTCCGCGAAGTCTGAGGAGGTTGACATCGTCCTCGGTCTGGAGCTGGGCGCGGACGACTTCATCCGCAAGCCCTTCGGCAAGCACGAGCTGCTCGCCCGCGTCCGCGCCCTCGTCCGGCGGAAAGAACCCGCCACTTCCGCGCAGGAGTCGTTTCCCATCGGCCCGTGGCGCATCCTCCCGCGCCACCAGAAGGCTGAGCGCGACGGCCACCCGTGCGTGGATCTCACCGCACGGGAAGTCTCCATCCTCCACCTCTTCTCCAGCCACCCCGGGCAGGTCATCACCCGGGATGAACTCCTCAACCGCTGCTGGGGCATGGAGTATTTCCCGGAGTCCCGCACGCTGGACCAGCACATCCTCAACCTGCGGAAAAAACTGGAGGAAGATCCGTCCGAACCCCGCTGGATCGCCACCGTCCGCGGCACAGGCTACAGGTATCCGGGGTAG